A genome region from Cutaneotrichosporon cavernicola HIS019 DNA, chromosome: 5 includes the following:
- a CDS encoding uncharacterized protein (Protein of unknown function (DUF726)): MPPQAPDPTHTGLPRAHVFITALAAVCAINRPPPGVVWDAGQWLVALLKLLDLDREALPTDVPPEDVAKVAAERDSWSINEQDAMARALVQAALAPQEGEGKPKVAYTPDARAAAHSTLELLGLDAGVLLPRAEVALATMLAAVANGDAVDEARKKQRDGWGGALGRGLATAGGFLVGGVLLGVTGGLAAPAIVALLAPLGLGAALSGIAAPVVLGTLFGLTGGGLASRRVSQRWRGIDEFSFVEVGANSKPTKDEIDDMKVRGAKSEEPEEPESELLFQAPEDDDAAARREVTRSRRELRDRLQQLSINAGTDKKEVAKTPPDTPDVRAELKDKMPSLTATIVVPGLLTISRMEAISAWRSICSREASLPFTPRKPVEPAGEGGEGATTGLKDGRDVYVLRYETEIMLSTGRDLESWVMTKVKSIAATEVVKRTMLSAYYLAIALPLSVYKLSTLALDNSFTSCQNKSIKAGRLLGEVLAQRVQGERPVSLIGTSVGALTVLHALLYLSEQDQPHLIDSVFLVSLPSAPTTAEWSAVRSVTARRVVNAWCGSDFVLASVVRLHEVLSRGVTGKNGVCVAGLGPVQQPGVEDMDLSDVLDGHSEINTKMGEVLQVLEIDD, from the exons ATGCCTCCACAAGCTCCCGACCCAACGCATACAGGTCTGCCCCGCGCGCACGTCTTCATCACAGCTCTGGCAGCCGTATGCGCCATCAACAGACCACCACCAGGCGTGGTGTGGGACGCGGGACAATGGCTCGTTGCGCTGTTGAAGCTGCTCGATCTCGATCGCGAGGCCCTCCCAACCGACGTGCCGCCCGAGGAcgtcgccaaggtcgccgccgagcggGACAGCTGGAGCATCAATGAGCAGGACGCAATGGCACGAGCGCTAGTACAAGCGGCTCTGGCGCCgcaggagggcgagggcaagcCAAAGGTAGCGTATACGCCTGATGCGCGTGCGGCTGCGCACAGCACacttgagctcctcggtctcgatGCCGGCGTACTACTCCCCCGTGCTGAGGTTGCGCTCGCGACAAtgctggcggcggtggcgaaTGGTGATGCTGTGGATGAGGCACGTAAGAAGCAGCGGGATGGGTGGGGCGGTGCGCTTGGACGCGGTTTGG CGACCGCAGGCGGATTTCTAGTGGGTGGCgttctccttggcgtcaCGGGTGGGCTGGCTGCGCCCGCCATTgttgccctcctcgctcctctcGGCCTTGGGGCCGCGTTGTCCGGAATCGCCGCTCCCGTCGTTCTCGGTACCCTGTTTGGCTTGACTGGCGGGGGGCTTGCGAGTCGACGCGTTTCGCAGCGCTGGCGCGGTATCGACGAGTTCAGCTTtgttgaggtcggcgcgaACAGCAAGCCGACAAaggacgagatcgacgatATGAAGGTGCGTGGGGCCAAGTCGGAGGAACCTGAGGAGCCAGAGTCCGAGCTGCTCTTCCAGGCACCCGAAGACGATGATGCAGCCGCGCGGCGTGAGGTCACGCGCAGTCGTAGGGAGCTCCGAGATCGACTACAGCAGCTCTCGATCAATGCAGGCACGGATAAGAAGGAGGTTGCCAAGACGCCACCCGACACGCCCGAtgtccgcgccgagcttAAGGATAAGATGCCAAGCCTGACTGCCACGATTGTGGTTCCAGGTCTGCTGACCATCTCACGCATGGAGGCAATCAGTGCGTGGCGCTCCATCTGCTCGCGCGAGGCATCGCTCCCGTTCACGCCGCGCAAGCCTGTCGAGCCCGCGGGCGAGGGGGGCGAGGGCGCTACCACGGGTCTTAAAGATGGCCGTGACGTATACGTCCTGCGCTACGAGACGGAGATTATGCTGTCGACTGGACGTGACCTCGAGTCTTGGGTCATGACAAAGGTCAAGAGCATTGCGGCTACCGAGGTGGTGAAGCGCACAATGTTGAGCGCGTACTATCTAGCCATCGCGCTACCTCT CTCCGTGTACAAGCTGTCAACATTAGCACTGGACAATTCATTCACAAGTTGCCAGAATAAGAGCATCAAGGCCGGCCGCCTCCTAGGTGAGGTCCTCGCACAACGCGTACAGGGTGAGCGGCCTGTGTCACTT ATCGGCACCTCTGTTGGGGCTCTCACTGTCCTCCACGCCCTCCTATACCTGTCCGAGCAAGATCAGCCGCATCTCATCGACTCGGTGTTTCTCGTCTCGCTTCCGTCGGCTCCAACCACGGCCGAATGGTCGGCGGTGCGAAGCGTGACAGCTCGCCGGGTTGTCAATGCGTGGTGCGGGAGTGACTTTGTTCTCGCTTCCGTGGTAAGACTGCACGAAGTCCTCTCGCGCGGTGTCACGGGCAAGAACGGTGTGTGTGTCGCGGGGTTGGGGCCTGTGCAGCAGCCTGGGGTTGAGGACATGGACCTCAGCGACGTGTTGGACGGGCACAGCGAGATCAACACCAAAATGGGCGAAGTTTTGCAGGTATTGGAGATTGACGACTAG
- a CDS encoding uncharacterized protein (OPT oligopeptide transporter protein), whose product MSQHLDSGIVPYDDKDEKNATVTTAVVGPPVAEDDVAKNDLELVSADLEDLEMKANAMSNERARHIIAKLYKIHQHDQNFPRTALDRMQEFLNRPEHETQELAKTNSHDELLKEMKLEAVLATDNSPYLEVRANVDPTDDPTLPSLTFRVLILGTLLSGLGSFVDTLFANRLPSVFISANVAQLIAYPCGRFMERVLPTKKFTTFGREWSFNPGRFNAKEHMLIAIMANVSFSSGYTNSIIPTQAMPFFFNMEFARSFGYQFLNTVGFTFVGYGLAGLTRRFLVYPSVAIWPSAFAQIALNRSFHTEKNEPVKGPFGIWRISREKFFLVTFIMMFVYFWFPGYLFQALSYFSWMTWISPNNVNLAAITSFAGGMGLNPWPTFDWNVPNANGTIPLTLPTFTIMNQFIGVLLAALVSIAFWYSNAWNTGYLPINSNKTWSNAATRYNVSKILDVHSNFDNAKYQQYSEPWMGAAYIVCFILYFAMYAATLMYVILYHRHDMVMGWKSLKKTFRNPFRKNRNAVAVDEDDDLFFEDVHMRLMRVYPEVPEWQYLIVLLIAMACGMIGLGIYPTDVSPAIVLFGVIMPLIVIVPCGLIQAITGMPIPLNVLAEFIGGAIKPGSANSLIYFKTYGYIAAYQALAFSSDLKLAHYLKIPPRHTFAMQIWATVIYCFICAGLQNYILGFKDVCTSAAKFGMSCPGANTFFTSAVFWGTLGPVRLFGPGKRYTLMLLGFPIGLVTVLAYWALRKAFPRKEWIRQLHPVMIFNGGAYWGPPLNMSYFIGNVYITVFSFQFIRKRYTAFWAKYNYVLAASFPAGIAIAALVIFFGTAIPKDGLYATIEWWGNDVLGVGCEGGGCPRLTLPKGDVFGAPVGSGKFT is encoded by the exons ATGTCCCAGCACCTGGACTCGGGCATTGTCCCGtacgacgacaaggacgagaagaaTGCGACTGTCACGACGGCGGTTGTTGGACCTCCCGTTGCTGAAGACGATGTGGCCAAGAA tgacctcgagctcgtgagcgccgacctcgaggatctCGAGATGAAGGCCAACGCCATGTCCAACGAGCGGGCCCGACAC ATCATTGCAAAACTGTACAAGATCCACCAGCACGACCAGAACTTTCCCCGCACAGCCCTCGACAGGATGCAAGAATTCCTCAACAGGCCCGAGCACGAGACGCAGGAACTCGCAAAGACCAACTCgcacgacgagctgctcaaggagatGAAGCTGGAGGCTGTGCTGGCCACCGACAACTCGCCGTACCTCGAGGTCCGCGCTAATGTTGACCCCACCGACGACCCCACCCTCCCGTCTCTCACTTTCCGTGTTCTTATCCTCGGTACCCTCCTTTCGGGACTCGGCTCTTTCGTCGACACACTGTTCGCCAACCGCCTTCCCTCGGTGTTTATCAGTGCCAATGTCGCCCAGTTGATTGCGTATCCTTGCGGAAGGTTTATGGAGCGCGTCCTGCCCACGAAGAAGTTTACGACGTTTGGCAGAGAGTGGTCGTTCAACCCCGGTCGCTTCAACGCCAAGGAGCACATGTTGATCGCGATCATGGCT AATGTCTCGTTCTCGTCTGGCTACACGAACAGTATCATCCCCACGCAGGCCatgcccttcttcttcaacATGGAGTTTGCCCGCTCTTTTGGCTACCAGTTCCT CAACACGGTCGGCTTCACCTTTGTGGGTTACGGTCTTGCCGGCCTGACCCGCCGTTTCCTCGTCTACCCTTCAGTAGCTATCTGGCCCTCTGCCTTCGCCCAGATCGCGCTTAACCGCTCGTTCCACACTGAGAAGAACGAGCCCGTAAAGGGCCCATTCGGCATCTGGCGCATCTCACGCGAGAAATTCTTCCTCGTGACTTTCATCATGATGTTTGTCTACTTCTGGTTCCCCGGTTACCTTTTCCAGGCCCTCTCGTACTTTAGCTGGATGACGTGGATTTCGCCCAACAACGTCAACCTCGCGGCCATCACCTCCTTTGCCGGCGGCATGGGCCTCAACCCATGGCCCACATTCGACTGGAACGTCCCAAACGCCAACGGTACCAtccccctcaccctccctACTTTTACCATCATGAACCAGTTTATTGGTGTCCTCCTGGCCGCCCTCGTCTCCATTGCCTTTTGGTACTCGAACGCCTGGAACACTGGATACCTCCCTATCAACTCGAACAAGACGTGGTCGAACGCCGCAACCCGCTACAACGTCTCCAAGATTCTCGACGTACACAGCAACTTTGACAACGCAAAGTACCAGCAGTACTCGGAGCCATGGATGGGCGCCGCATACATTGTCTGCTTCATCCTCTACTTTGCCATGTATGCTGCGA CTCTCATGTACGTCATCCTGTACCACCGCCACGACATGGTCATGGGCTGGAAGAGCCTTAAGAAGACGTTCCGCAACCCGTTCCGCAAGAACCGAAACGCCGTGGCTGTGGACGAAGATGATGACCTCTTCTTCGAAGACGTCCACATGCGCCTCATGCGAGTATACCCCGAAGTTCCCGAGTGGCAGTACCTTATCGTCCTTCTGATCGCCATGGCCTGTGGCATGATCGGTCTCGGCATTTACCCGACCGATGTTTCTCCCGCAATTGTACTCTTCGGTGTCATCATGCCTCTTATCGTCATTGTGCCATGTGGTTTGATCCAG GCCATCACCGGCATGCCCATCCCCCTTAACGTTCTTGCAGAGTTCATCGGTGGTGCCATCAAGCCTGGAAGCGCAAACTCGCTCATCTACTTCAAGACGTACGGCTACATTGCCGCCTATCAGGCACTGGCCTTTTCCTCGGACCTCAAACTTGCCCACTACCTCAAAATCCCTCCCCGCCACACTTTTGCCATGCAGATCTGGGCAACCGTCATCTACTGCTTCATCTGTGCAGGCCTTCAGAACTACATCCTGGGCTTCAAGGACGTATGCACGTCGGCCGCAAAGTTCGGCATGAGCTGCCCCGGCGCCAACACGTTCTTTACCTCGGCCGTGTTCTGGGGCACCCTTGGTCCAGTGCGCCTCTTTGGTCCTGGAAAGCGATACACCCTCATGCTCCTTGGTTTCCCCATTGGTCTCGTCACCGTCCTGGCCTACTGGGCTCTGCGTAAGGCGTTCCCCAGGAAGGAGTGGATCCGCCAGCTCCACCCCGTCATGATCTTCAACGGTGGTGCATACTGGGGCCCACCCCTCAACATGTCCTACTTTATTGGCAACGTTTACATCACCGTCTTCTCGTTCCAGTTTATCCGCAAGCGATACACCGCCTTCTGGGCAAAGTACAACTATGTCCTCGCAGCGTCGTTCCCGGCCGGTATCGCTATTGCCGCCCTGGTCATTTTCTTCGGTACGGCCATCCCCAAGGACGGACTGTATGCCACGATCGAGTGGTGGGGTAACGatgtcctcggcgtcgggtGCGAGGGGGGCGGTTGCCCACGCCTCACGCTCCCCAAGGGCGATGTGTTCGGTGCGCCTGTTGGCAGCGGCAAGTTCACGTAA
- a CDS encoding uncharacterized protein (Ammonium Transporter Family), giving the protein MSVNITAPATSWQVSHGDQAWQLTAATFVALQSMPGLVMIYAGLSKSKWAINSAFMGIYGFAATLLVWVLYAYSMSFGDEWIPICGIPMPVLSMGRMLSQSKIPATQTQQSFNLTTTVYYQFCFAAITVIIIAGSLLGRMTFLSWAIFVPLYVSLTYTVGAFSIWGGGFLEDLGVLDYCGGYVIHVASGTAGFVAAALVGPRHPTDRADHRPSNLSFVIIGACILAIGWTGFNGGGAYTANANASVAVLNTYICWTVSVLSWMFCDVLYYGKPGILGAVQAMITGLVVVTPGAGFVPGWAAIVMGILAGGVPWVTLNLLGRFPPLCYVDDTLGGVHTHLLAGIIGGLSTGVFATREGVESFGLTRAAGGAIEGNWRQLWIQAVGFLFIIAWNAVWTSLILIFIRVVCRVPLRMTENTLLVGDEAAHGESAYHMDLPPLTQQNVYEVDHYAKSMVTTTASVSRPSFNQPDVTPV; this is encoded by the exons ATGTCAGTCAACATCACCGCTCCAGCCACTTCTTGGCAAGTCAGCCATGGCGACCAGGCATGGCAGTTG ACTGCTGCCACCTTCGTCGCACTCCAGTCCATGCCTGGCCTCGTGATGATTTACGCCGGCCTCAGCAAGTCCAAGTGGGCCATCAACTCGGCCTTCATGGGCATCTACGGATTCGCCGCCACCCTTCTCGTCTGGGTCCTGTACGCTTACTCGA TGAGCTTCGGCGATGAGTGGATCCCCATCTGCGGGATCCCGATGCCCGTCTTGAGCATGGGCCGTATGCTCTCCCAGAGCAAGATTCCGGCGACCCAGACACAGCAGTCATTCAACCTTACAACCACCGT CTACTACCAGTTCTGCTTCGC TGCCATCACCGTGATCATCATCGCTGGCTCCCTCCTGGGCCGCATGACCTTTCTCTCATGGGCCATCTTCGTCCCTCTCTACGTCTCCCTCACCTACACCGTTGGCGCGTTCAGTATCTGGGGTGGCGGGTTCCTTGA AGACCTCGGGGTGCTGGACTACTGTGGCGGCTACGTGATCCACGTCGCGTCCGGCACTGCGGGATTCGTGGCCGCGGCGCTAGTCGGTCCGCGCCACCCTACCGACCGCGCAGACCACCGGCCCAGCAACCTCTCATTCGTCATCATCGGCGCGTGTATCCTCGCGATCGGCTGGACCGGCTTCAATGGCGGCGGTGCC TACAcagccaacgccaacgcaAGTGTGGCAGTGCTCAACACGTACATCTGCTGGACGGTCTCGGTCCTCTCGTGGATGTTTTGTGACGTGCTGTATTACGGGAAACCGGGAATCCTCGGGGCCGTGCAAGCCATGATCACTG GCCTAGTGGTGGTTACTCCGGGCGCGGGCTTTGTCCCAGGCTGGGCCGCCATCGTCATGGGTATCCTCGCTGGTGGAGTGCCCTGGGTcacgctcaacctcctcggtcgCTTTCCGCCCCTCTGCTACGTTGACGACACCCTAGGCGGCGTCCACAcgcatctcctcgccggcaTCATCGGCGGCCTGTCCACTGGGGTTTT CGCGACTCGCGAGGGTGTGGAGAGCTTCGGCTTGACTCGAGCCGCTGGAGGTGCCATCGAAGGCAACTGGCGCCAGCTTTGGATTCAAGCCGTCGGCTTCCTTTTCATCATCGCCTGGAATGCTGTGTGGACCTCGTTGATCCTTATTTTCATCCGCGTCGTGTGTCGCGTCCCTCTCCGCATGACCGAGAacacgctcctcgtcggtgaCGAAGCCGCACACGGCGAGTCGGCATACCACATGGACCTCCCGCCCCTCACGCAGCAAAACGTGTACGAGGTGGACCACTACGCCAAGTCGATGGTCACCACGACCGCAAGCGTTAGCCGGCCCTCGTTCAACCAGCCGGATGTCACTCCGGTGTAA